The window GAGGACTTTGTGGATCTGAAACCAGGTACTGATACATAAATAAtgttctcttaatttttttggattatgTATCCCATGATACACTACATATATGGTTGATAGATACAagtgaatatttaattgatcaaATTTAACTCTTGAAGCCAATAAAATATTGGATTATCGTATATATCTACTATTTAGAGAATgtttatgtattaatttaattttttaattatattttccgTCTTTTCCCTAATGTTCTTGGTTGGAATAGGGGACTCTGTTGTTCAAAATGGGGCTACAAGCATAGTGGGGCAGTGTGTCATTCAACTTGCACAACTTCGAGGCATTCGGTCTATTAACATCATACGTGACAGGTGAGCATTTGTTTGTGTGAATTAGCATTTCTTCGTTTGCATGCAGCAGGGTATTGCTGCCTAAATTTCATATGCTAGCATAGTATGGGAGCTGTTGCTCAATTGTTCTTTTGTCCTGAATCTTTTACATTGGAAATCTGCCATTTCGTGTTGGTATCCTCACTAATTACTATTCAAGGCATATACTGCCTATGCCTGCCACCTAGTAGTTTGCTTAACACCTAAATGGAGAGTTTTAAACGTCAGTGGACTTTTTCGATGCAGTACCAAATATCCCAAGTGAACTTGCATCAAGAATAAAAGTTTTTTGTTATCTGACGTTATGAAATCTGCAATACCAGGCCAGGATCTGATGAAGTAAAagagaaactaaaaaaacttGGTGCTAGTGAAGTGTTCACTGAGGATCAGCTGGCAGTTAGAAATGTCAAAGATCTTCTGGTATTACTTTTAAACTCTATATGTTAATACaatgaattttgttttagattcaattttcatGCTTGTTCTTTGGGCACCAGTTTGGTTGTTGGAGCCTTCTGGTCTTATTGGCAAACTACTATACTGTTTGAATGAATGGTGTGCCTACATAGTTTGagatttattattgttatcaTATTTGGTTTTTACTTGACATCATTGATTTTGCGTTTAATCATTTCTCACTCTTTCCTGGAGTaatgagtttgcattttactCTTCCTAGGCTGATATACCAGAACCCGCATTAGGATTTAACTGTGTTGGTGGAAATTCTGCTTCCCTGGTCCTTAAATCCCTGAAGTGAGACTTTCTTGTGCTTTACCAGAGAATTGTTTGttgtcatattttctttttttcaaagCGAGTATTCTTGTTTCTAGACAAGGTGGAATAATGGTCACATACGGAGGAATGTCTAAGAAACCAATAACCGTCTCCACAGGATCTTTGATTTTTAAGGTACATATCCAAGATTGTAAGTGTAGCTTTAATATACTCCCTACACTTATCTGATGTGGTTCACCTCTTATGGAGCAAATTACGTATCTATTTGATGGATCATCATGTGATATCTACTTATGCCACGACTTACTTTAAGATGCAACTTAACCTTTCATTGTGCACATAATAACGACATTTTAACCATTTTTTACAGGATTTATCCTTGACAGGATTCTGGTTACAGAAATGGATGGGTTCTGATAAATCAAAAGAGTGCAGGGAGATGATAGATTACCTTCTAAGCCTGACCCGCAGCGGTGAACTGAAATACGAGTATGATTATACGTTATTTTGTCTCTTACATCACCATTTCCTTCTCTTCTAAAAGTCACCTCAACTAACTACTGCATTTTTCGAGCTATTTGTTATTGGAACCCTGTCTAGttcttttatttgtgaaaacGCGTACTTACACTGTGACCTGTGTGGCGCGACAGCTTGGAGCTGACACCTTTCGATCAATTTCCTACTGCTCTGGACAAGGCCCTTGGAAAGCTAGGAAGCCAACCCAAACAAGTGATCAAGTTCTAGTTCAGTTGATTATTTGTGATCTGCCTTCAGTGAGTATATTGAGTAGAAACATAAGGCTGGCCGGCCAATGAATGAGTCTATGGACTTGaatttctaaatattaatAGATTTGAGTACTCCCAAACAAAGGTTAACTAATGCAAAGATTGTAATGTTTCTTTGCTCAAAATATAATCCACGGCTTCTTCAACtactgttgacatgattttattttagcaCGAGTACAATATCTACTATTGTGATATTTGTTAGAATTAGATATATTGTTGCTATACACAGGCATACCCTTGTTGTCAACTGGACATGTTGGGAGTGTTGGGAGCAACTGAACAACTTACTAAGTTGAGGGACGGGTTTGCAAATAAGGAAGAGAAAGGGGGTTTAAGGTGTTGAAGAAGAATCAGCTCACTTGATCAGTTTGGGCTGAAACCGTAAGCTATGGAGAGTATATATACATCTCTGATTTAACTCCTTGAGTTAGTTAATCAGATTAGAGTTGATTTTACACACTCTGTGAGATTATCGTGTTCTTCAAGATCATCCGAGAATAGAGAGTTCTTGAGAAATTGTGATAATTTGAGTGTGAATTGATTGTATTCTTCCTATGTAAATTCCATCTTCAGAGTCAGTGAATAAAGAGGGCTCATCTTCTCCGTGGATGTAGGCTTTACAGCCGAACCACGTAATCCTTTGTGCGTTGTGTTTTCTGCTCTTAGATTTCGTTTATTCAATTTGTGTTTGAATCTGCATTGCAGTTACAGGACAAAAGTAGAGACGTAAACGAACAGTAATTAAAAAAGGTTACaagtaaaaagaaacaaactaTTGTATTTGAGTTAAAAGTCAAGGTAACCATCTCTCTACAAAAACAAGGTATGCCTCGACCAGTGCTCACAATTTGGCTTGTCGTTTCCAAAGATTAAATGTTTCCTCCTATCGAGTAGAAATATCTCAAACTTATATATTCCAATGAATTTGATATCCAATTTAGAACAATACAACGTTCATAAAACACAAGCTAAGATGATACAATGTAACAaatgagagaggagagagaaatgcTTTGTAATCGTGTGCTCTCTATGACATCTTCATACCTTATATACGCACGGGAAGGGCACTTGAAACATCATTACCATGAAGCCAATAATCATAATATCATGGAAGTGAAAGGCCAAAAAAACATTGCAAGTTAAGAGATCTGGCTCCCTGGAGCCTAAGGTTTTAAACAACTAATGGAATagtacaagttttaataaaagttgTTGAATGATTACGAGAGGAGAATGAATCTCATCTCTAAATGTAGTGTTAGTAATTAGGAGCAGTATTAGAGAATATCACTAAAAGTGAATAATGTAAGGGCATTCACAAGTTACAACGATGAATGCTAAGAAGTTGAGCACTTACTTCTTATGAGTATTACTCAGTCTCACACCCCTAAGCTACTTCACATGGCTTTTATAATACACTTCGATTGATTTacgaataaatgaaaattactaatttcattaaaataactaaaaaaaggtatattgaattaaataattataattgaaatactaacaaataacataaTCAAGAGGATCGAAACGTGCCCAAAATTTTCCAGCTAGATCATATCGAAATCGATCATATTGGAGTAATGGAAttgtatttatagaagaaaaatattaaaagaagagaaagggAATTGTTGTTGGTTTATTTAGTATCCATTAGGCAAAttggtatttattttataatactttattttttaaaacatttttttataatgtcgTGTGACGCAAAATATGAATGACATAACGAATGACCCGCCAAACATGGTCAAACACACAACAACGTGTAACACTAGTGTGCTCAAGCCACAACGTTGTGCTTTAGCTCTTGAGCGTTCCGGGCAGTGGCGGATCTAGGATCCGAAAACGGAGGGGGCggaatatatagtagtagctTGATTTAGTGCggatatgactatttttttcgTTGTTCCGGGCGATGCTGTAGGCAAACGGAAGGGGCGAACATGGTAATTTTATGTCCCGATAAGGGGAAAATAGTCGCGCGGAGGGGGCGGCCGCCCCCTCCTTCCCCCTAGATCTGCCACTGGTTCCAGGTCATGGTTTGAGCATGCGGCACATATGCCTTTAAATCAATAAAggtcttattttaaaaatataaatgagtaatttttgctaaaaaatggccttattttaaaataaatcgaacgggcataaaatgataaaattgtgtggtaattatatcattaatacaaaatgtttcatcaatgtttcaaattaacACAAAAAGATTTAAGTTATCGTATGTCATACATAAAGTTTAATTAGTACTTAAAATTAGTACATTCCGTTAAAAACCATTAATACGatttctttatcttatttttcatcttattcattctaaaattatcatctaaaaatatgatttatacATATAAGTATCTTTATGAGGAGTTTGCATAACGAAATTGGGGTGGAAGAAGGTCATTTCGGTGTTGCAAGTCATCCAAAAACTAGCTACTATAGTTGCAACAacacattcatttttattttactatttcttttgGAGAAAGAGATTGAATCTATGTGTGTTTGTCTGTGAAAAAAAAGAGGCTAAAACCAATTAAGAATAGGATaaaggaaatagaaaaaattacatGGTTCAGCTAGAAGGAGATGAATCATTCACtgaaatatatagtataatatatggCTTATATACGTTATCAAAGATAGGGTGGAATTGTTTGTGCATGCGTTCACTTAGGGAGGATGAAAAACTcattgaaaattatttatatagattaactgcaattatttgcatatttgttGTGTGATAAGATGCCTATATGACAATGCACGAGGtattatttgaagaaataatatctgtaagaaataattttggaaagaacagcataaaaaacaagataaaagTAACGGTGGTAGTGGTTTTTTAACAGAATGTACTAATTTGAAATACTAgtcaaactttttgtatgatatatGCTAACTTGGTTGATTTAGGATTTCCGTAGGGGATTTTCTCTGTTTGTTTCGATTTCCTTTTTGCACATATTGATTTTTAGaataatttgttgaattgttGTTAGAGTTCTAATCCGGCTGCATCCTGTAATTTGGAGCTTTGTTCATGAATTTGAATCCTCTCAGGATTTGTcctacattttaaaaaattttagtgGCAGTTgaaaatatccaattttatctCGATGTTTAGtttcaataaattaactaTAATGTCTAATTGAAAAGCTTTCTAGATCATCGAATTTTTTGTTgcaactattttttaatacttttgtaatttattttcttttacagTCTTCCAATGGAAGAAGATGCTCTCGTAAGTTGCAATCCTTTATGACATGGTTTcagctgttttttttttaatttttttaaaacttttttggCAGTTGGTAACTTTTTTGGTTTACCTTGGACAAGTTTTGCAGATGAAAATGTGGAGGAGGAGTGTTCAACACTGATCCACTTTCTGCCTTGATATTGAGTGTTAAGAATAACAGTATAAGGGCTGCTATTGTGACTCAAGAGAATAAGGAttgatttttggatttgaGTCAGCATTATATCTTGTAGGAACTGTGTAGCGTTTTAATTGTAGTTGTTTTATAAGAATCTGATACAAAAGTTTATTCCTTTCCTCCAGATATGTGATGATGCTAGGCAATTCATGAAATTCATGCTCCCTAATACTGGTGTTATAGTAAAGGAAACTTTTGCACCTTCACTTTCATGACTCTAATATTTTGCACCTTCACTTTCATGATTTGTACCTTCACTTTCATGCTTCTAAGCTTCTAACCATCAGTCTTTTCTGTAGGTACTTTTGATTGTGTTTGTGTAAATTGAGGTAACTTTTACCGCTTTTATGGCTGCCCAGAAATATGTAGGTACTTGGAAGATGTCTCCAAGTATACAAATTAACAATTTGCAATGTTCTTAATATATGTACAGTGCATGGTCTCTTTATTATGCAGTTGATTCTTGCTGTTGGTTCTTTTCAAGGTAATGCAGAATTCAGGGAAGTTATGACCTCGTCCATggaattttgagaaaatgaaaagaaaaggggAATCTTTAAAGCCTGACTAAGAATGTATTAATAGGGTTTAGTGGAGCCTGCATCCTAAGGAACCGAGAAGCAGGAATGATTGAAACTCATGACTTATAAAAACTAGCAAAGGTATGATATTTGTTGTACTCGGTAAGATTCATTTCCTAATTTGCAACAAATTGAATCGTAGAAACTAATGTGACTCTAGTAGTATAAGCAATTCCATTCTTTGTGGTTGTATGCAAATACGAAATTGGTTTGACTATCATAATCATATTTGTATTCTAGTCTTTGATTTGAAATGGTATGATCACCTTGCAGTATGCATGATCTTCAAAACAAGGAAATATTGTTCCGGTTTCCTctgaatattttataatttcacaTGAAAGGTAATCTCCAATACCATGttattatctctctttctAAATAAGTCTGCCCTTTCTTTATTGTTCTATAGCATTCTTTCCTGAAGGTTTTTTAATTCACATTCCTAATGAATTATATGTCATGGCTCAGTTTACATtcttaatttacatttttaagtTTCGCTTAATTTACAGCACAAGGAATTCTGATACATGAATTCTGAAGATGAAGTCAGCGAGGTACTCTGTTTTGGTTAATGTTATAGTGTAATATAACTAAGTAGGAGTTGTTTGATACATGAATATCAGATTTTCAGATCTATGCACAAGCTTTGCTCAATGATAATTGGAAGTATGGAGAGAGTTGGTAGagattttatcaagcaaagaAGGTGCATAATGTCCTTCCAATCTCGATTTACTCTTAATGAAGTTGTAATTTACTTATCGCGAGGGAGAAGAGTGTTTCAACTAATCAAATATTGTATCAGTGAATGTTTCTTAATTgttaatcaataaatttataaattagtaaataaaatttgagattttttttcgAAAATGGATAAATATTAGTGACGGATTTTCGtcagtaataaatttttacaaaatggaTTAATATTAGTGACGGAATATTTcgttataataaaatttgaggtTTAGTAACTAAGTAGTTTTTTACATCTGAGCTAATCCATCAGAAATCTGTCATTAATCAGTTACTGCGGATATATAGATTTACTGACGGGTATTCCGTCACTAATTCCTGCTTTTTGATGCATGTCAAAAGCGTCCCAAAAATTAATTCACCGACGCTAGCTATAAGCGTCCTTAATTAGTTTTTGCACGCTCACAATAAGGACACTTTTTAAAGCATCGGTGATATAtttaataacacaaaaaagtGTCcttaattaaccaaaaaagCGTCCTTAGACCTCTTTTTTCTTGTAGTGGGTGCTCGGTAAATAgccttttttttgtagtgcaCTACTAATCatgtcattataataataatcgAAAAATAGTTCtttaataaatcatttttactttttttataattgtatataagtaacaatcaatttaaaaaaataatactccctccgtctcacgttacttgagtcacttctttttcgcactcgttttaaaaaaataataataaacagttaaagtggagaaaaaataaagtaaaaaagagaatactatagttaagactcttctctacattattctctctcttacttttctttctctccactttaactatttattattatttttctaaaacgagtgcaaaaaagaaatgactcaagtaacatgagacagagggagtaatactagtgtaatttattagtttaaatACATATGCTTCCAATTCCCCCCTAGAGCCTGGGTTTTCTCAACAAACTTACTCAAGTATTTCTTCAATCAAGCAATTTGTTTTATGGATACTGAAATCTCATCTGTAGTAGTAGTGGTGGTAGTAGTGAAActtaacttaaattttaaaatttgacataactttattaatttcaattatttatttaaaaaaacattattttatgaGAATCCAAACAAAATCCGTTGCATGATATTATATGAAAAGCTAAAAAttgatagtattatttttctgtgatttataatactatgtttcttaataaaatcatattgtaatgaaagaaaaatgatgttGGAATTCAACAGTGACGATATATTATATCGAACtgaaaatttgtgttttgttttttatgaatgatgtttcttaacaaaatgatattttggaaGGAAAAATGATGTGGGTaatgatatatattgattCAAATGCGAATCAACATTGAGTTTTAGATGTTCTTGACAACATCTGATCCGCACagattttgcatatttttaggATTATAATTGGTATGAATTGATAGCTTATTGCATGTAAGGTTAATATTTATGTACTACCATCCTATAAATTGGTAATTTGACCATTCTGTGAGTTTTTATAGCAAATGAGGTAAAAATTGGTTTTTGAATACAAGGTGCAGAGTTAGAGTTTAAACAACGAACAAGTACAACCTAGCGATCTGTTAGGTTCGCATGGAGACATTTTGGAGTAGCCGAGTCAAGTCAGCGACTCGCTGATTTCGCACGCCTGCCAACCTAGCGACCCATTGGAATGCATCCGAGAGTCCGTAGACTTGCTAGTGACCCGCTAACTTCGCACGTCCACTAATCCAATGACCCACTAGAATGCACCCAAGTCCAGAGAATACCTTAGGACATGTTTATTCGCAACCTGCGAAACCAACGAAACACTGGAACGACGTGGAGCACGGATCTGACCCAAAACTTGATTTTCATCTCTTGGAGCATTCCACAAGGTCATAAAACACACAAATCTATTGTTTTACCATATCATTCGACTTATTTATTCTAAACAAGTCTTGGTTTAATTAAGCTGGAACTCTTCCCATCTATATAAGGAACCTCGAAACTTGATGTATGACTCTTTGAGCATTCTACTGTTTtacatatctatatatttatttgtgttaAGCGAGTCTATTGTTTACCATATCTTTCTACTTATTTGATTTACGCAATTTGTCCATGGATAGCTAAACTCATAGAATTCGTGGATTTGTTATGTGCTCTGATACAATTCTTTAAGTATCTTCAGTAGCTTTGTCTTTGCAGCTCATTTGCTCCACCATAATCccaatttatcattttagtttaaattcaattaaataatcatcCCGCTCCACTctaagtatttattattattttttttaaaacgatattttgcagaaaatgaaatgccgGAGTAGCAGCATTCTAGATACacattagttataattatatgtcCAAAAGAGATGGAAGATCACATATAAAATTcgagagacagagagagggGTAAACCGTTGAAGTGGTTTCACTAACTAATAAATGCAAGTCCCACAGTGCTCTTATCTTCTTATGCAATTGTATAGCTGGGACAGTTCATTTCTAATTCAATTTGTCCGCTCATTATTTGTTTAGTTAAATTGATGCACAATTTCAAAACTCTCTGCACACGacttatagtactataattttttagatCAATGGATTTTATTTAGAGATTATTCGGCTATATATTTCGTacaaatacttttttttcttgtataTATAGTTTCTTCGATATATTATACTGCTACATATTCTAATTATTCACAGAAtcgaaagaa is drawn from Salvia hispanica cultivar TCC Black 2014 chromosome 6, UniMelb_Shisp_WGS_1.0, whole genome shotgun sequence and contains these coding sequences:
- the LOC125192481 gene encoding enoyl-[acyl-carrier-protein] reductase, mitochondrial, producing MATVRLLTMSAAFHRHGGASLPPLPSRLLRLSNRVIRAFSSATSPPSKAVVYDEQGDPDAVCKIRELPPVPMKDEDVCVRMLAVPINPSDINRIQGVYPVRPAVPAVGGYEGVGEVHSIGSAVKELRPGDWVIPSPPFSGTWQTFVVNKQNVWHKIDKRTRMEYAATITVNPLTALRMLEDFVDLKPGDSVVQNGATSIVGQCVIQLAQLRGIRSINIIRDRPGSDEVKEKLKKLGASEVFTEDQLAVRNVKDLLADIPEPALGFNCVGGNSASLVLKSLKQGGIMVTYGGMSKKPITVSTGSLIFKDLSLTGFWLQKWMGSDKSKECREMIDYLLSLTRSGELKYDLELTPFDQFPTALDKALGKLGSQPKQVIKF